One genomic region from Leptolyngbyaceae cyanobacterium JSC-12 encodes:
- a CDS encoding hypothetical protein (IMG reference gene:2510094937) yields MRLKAVWLTTVSLSTLTLLAVISLGESAMQLWTPEVAQAAKVTANLFKRKSLHPVLLSRRDYSQSPLKQPLALNPVYSEDLLSYTLTQRLSLDYPIRDRRSQSSLTGHKSQAAINENQVSAGEIFGSGYDMELRVRQGALEETLKRQKYEIKKLELDLAKEQYRDGKISQAEFNQKAKLYQMALEEYKAFAHSSKMAD; encoded by the coding sequence ATGAGACTGAAAGCTGTTTGGCTAACCACAGTGAGTTTATCAACGCTGACCCTATTGGCAGTTATCTCGTTAGGTGAATCAGCGATGCAACTCTGGACTCCGGAAGTAGCTCAAGCTGCGAAGGTGACGGCTAACCTGTTCAAGCGCAAATCGTTGCATCCTGTTCTCCTGAGCCGCCGTGACTATTCCCAATCGCCCCTGAAACAGCCATTAGCACTCAATCCTGTTTACTCAGAGGATTTACTGAGTTACACGCTTACTCAACGGTTATCTTTAGACTATCCAATCCGCGATCGCCGTTCTCAATCATCCCTAACTGGTCATAAAAGTCAGGCAGCTATCAATGAGAATCAAGTTTCTGCTGGTGAGATTTTTGGGTCTGGCTATGACATGGAATTACGAGTTCGCCAGGGAGCATTAGAGGAAACGTTAAAGCGGCAGAAATACGAAATCAAAAAACTAGAGCTTGACCTGGCGAAAGAACAATATCGTGATGGCAAAATTTCTCAAGCTGAGTTCAACCAAAAAGCTAAACTCTATCAAATGGCGTTAGAAGAATACAAAGCGTTCGCTCATTCCTCTAAAATGGCTGATTAG
- a CDS encoding transcriptional regulator/sugar kinase (IMG reference gene:2510094938~PFAM: ROK family), translating to MGVFPILPANHSSHPAQVIGIDLGGTALKFGCFGPEGTCLKSLSIPTPQPATPETVVATMSDAIAQLDSEQHAIAIGVGTPGPADAAGRIARVAINLSGWHDVPLADWLEAKTGRPTIIANDANCAGLGEAWLGAGRWYRNLILLTLGTGVGGAVILDGKLFVGHHGTAAELGLITLNPNGPPCNSGNQGSLEQYVSVQAIRRRTGLEPKELGEMALAGDPKALAFWQDYGKDLGAGLASLIYVLTPEAVVIGGGVSASADFFLPAVQAEIERRVLPSSRAGLQLLKAELGNQAGIVGAAKLAWQLVDDCVT from the coding sequence ATGGGGGTGTTTCCCATTTTGCCAGCCAACCATTCATCGCATCCAGCTCAAGTAATAGGAATTGATTTGGGTGGCACTGCGCTCAAGTTCGGGTGCTTTGGTCCAGAGGGCACCTGTCTGAAGTCGTTGAGTATTCCCACTCCCCAACCAGCGACTCCAGAAACGGTGGTCGCAACAATGTCAGATGCGATCGCGCAACTCGATTCAGAGCAACACGCGATCGCGATCGGGGTAGGAACTCCAGGTCCAGCTGACGCGGCTGGACGGATTGCTCGAGTTGCAATCAACCTGAGCGGTTGGCATGATGTCCCCCTGGCTGACTGGTTAGAAGCTAAAACCGGACGTCCTACTATCATTGCGAATGATGCTAACTGTGCTGGGTTAGGAGAAGCGTGGCTGGGGGCTGGACGCTGGTATCGCAACTTGATTTTGCTGACCCTGGGAACGGGTGTGGGGGGAGCGGTGATTTTAGACGGCAAGTTATTTGTCGGGCATCATGGCACGGCCGCCGAATTAGGATTGATCACGCTGAATCCTAATGGACCACCTTGTAACAGTGGCAATCAGGGATCGCTGGAGCAATATGTTTCAGTTCAGGCAATTCGCCGACGAACCGGGCTGGAGCCAAAGGAACTGGGTGAGATGGCGTTAGCAGGTGATCCAAAAGCGCTGGCGTTCTGGCAGGACTATGGCAAAGATTTAGGAGCGGGGCTAGCCAGTTTAATCTACGTGCTCACGCCGGAAGCAGTTGTGATTGGGGGCGGGGTTAGTGCCAGCGCAGATTTCTTTTTGCCAGCGGTGCAAGCTGAAATTGAGCGGCGTGTGTTACCTAGTTCACGGGCAGGATTGCAGTTGTTAAAAGCGGAACTAGGCAATCAAGCAGGCATTGTTGGTGCTGCCAAACTAGCCTGGCAACTTGTTGACGATTGCGTAACCTAA
- a CDS encoding hypothetical protein (IMG reference gene:2510094939), producing MTYWLKLIYDRNTYIIDLDQVGAFCHTPNGRISFVVMDGNTTIVINQQSDPTSYQAVLDYVKNKTGMSLN from the coding sequence GTGACCTATTGGCTCAAGCTGATCTACGATCGCAACACCTATATTATTGACCTGGATCAAGTGGGTGCGTTTTGTCACACCCCTAACGGTCGAATCTCATTTGTTGTAATGGACGGCAATACTACCATTGTGATTAATCAGCAAAGTGACCCAACGTCTTATCAGGCAGTTTTAGACTACGTTAAGAACAAAACAGGCATGTCCCTGAATTAG
- a CDS encoding CTP synthase (IMG reference gene:2510094940~PFAM: Glutamine amidotransferase class-I; CTP synthase N-terminus~TIGRFAM: CTP synthase), with translation MTKFVFVTGGVVSSIGKGIVAASLGRLLKSREYSVSILKLDPYINVDPGTMSPFQHGEVFVTEDGAETDLDLGHYERFTDTSMSRLNSVTTGSIYQAVLNKERRGDYQGGTVQVIPHITNEIKERVLRVAQNTNPDVVITEIGGTVGDIESLPFLEAIRQFRKDVGRQNVLYMHVTLIPWIPAAGEMKTKPTQHSVKELRSIGIQPDILVCRSDRPLPPGLKEKISGFCDVPASCVVACPDAGSIYEVPLVLEREGLANQALDLLQLEQRNPDLTQWGILVERLYHPIHKIEVAIVGKYVQLGDAYLSVVEALRHAAIALDSALNIRWVNSEEVEVKGADVLLQGVDGIIVPGGFGPRGVDGKIDAISYARQQKIPFLGLCLGMQCSVIEWARNVSHLHEANSSEFNPSTQNPVINLLPEQQDVVDLGGTMRLGLYPCRLVPNTLAFNLYREEVVYERHRHRYEFNNAYRNVFVESGYTISGTSPDGRLVEIIELPNHPFFIATQFHPEFQSRPNHPHPLFKGFVQATLSHNPSTSLNSDESRSLSSDASEADIEMQSAGLR, from the coding sequence ATGACTAAGTTTGTGTTTGTCACGGGTGGAGTGGTCTCCAGTATTGGAAAAGGGATTGTAGCTGCGAGTTTGGGTCGCTTACTCAAATCACGCGAGTATTCAGTATCGATTCTTAAGCTTGATCCGTACATTAATGTTGATCCAGGTACGATGAGTCCGTTTCAGCATGGCGAAGTGTTTGTGACTGAGGATGGTGCAGAGACGGATTTGGATTTAGGGCACTACGAGCGCTTTACGGATACCTCCATGTCTCGCCTGAATAGTGTTACAACCGGGTCGATTTATCAAGCTGTTCTGAACAAAGAACGTCGGGGCGACTATCAAGGTGGAACTGTTCAGGTGATTCCCCACATCACCAACGAGATTAAAGAGCGGGTATTGCGAGTTGCCCAAAACACTAACCCTGACGTAGTGATTACGGAAATTGGCGGTACGGTTGGGGATATTGAATCGTTGCCATTTTTAGAAGCAATTCGCCAGTTTCGTAAGGATGTAGGACGGCAAAATGTTTTGTATATGCACGTAACCCTCATCCCGTGGATTCCGGCAGCGGGTGAAATGAAAACTAAGCCAACTCAACATTCTGTTAAAGAACTTCGCTCTATTGGGATTCAGCCTGACATTTTGGTTTGTCGCAGCGATCGCCCACTGCCTCCTGGCTTAAAGGAAAAAATCTCTGGCTTTTGTGATGTACCTGCGTCCTGCGTTGTCGCCTGTCCCGATGCGGGCAGCATTTATGAAGTACCGCTGGTTTTAGAACGGGAAGGGTTGGCAAATCAAGCATTGGATTTATTGCAACTGGAGCAGCGCAATCCTGATCTGACGCAGTGGGGCATTCTGGTTGAGCGCCTATATCACCCGATTCACAAGATTGAAGTAGCGATTGTTGGTAAATATGTGCAGTTGGGCGATGCTTACCTTTCGGTCGTGGAGGCGCTACGTCACGCCGCGATCGCCCTTGATAGCGCCCTCAACATCCGCTGGGTAAACTCGGAAGAGGTGGAAGTTAAGGGAGCCGATGTGCTGCTTCAAGGCGTTGATGGAATTATCGTACCGGGCGGGTTTGGTCCTCGTGGAGTGGATGGCAAGATTGATGCAATTAGTTACGCACGTCAGCAAAAAATTCCATTCTTAGGACTGTGCTTGGGAATGCAATGCTCTGTGATTGAATGGGCACGTAACGTCTCACATCTGCATGAAGCCAATAGTTCAGAATTCAACCCATCTACCCAAAACCCAGTCATCAATCTCCTACCGGAACAACAGGATGTAGTCGATCTAGGCGGTACAATGCGATTGGGTCTCTACCCTTGTCGGTTAGTACCAAACACGCTTGCCTTCAATCTTTATCGGGAGGAAGTGGTGTATGAGCGGCATCGGCATCGTTACGAGTTCAACAATGCCTACCGCAACGTGTTTGTCGAATCGGGATACACCATAAGTGGCACCTCCCCTGATGGGCGCTTGGTTGAAATTATCGAGTTGCCGAATCATCCATTTTTTATCGCAACTCAGTTTCACCCGGAGTTCCAGTCCCGCCCAAATCATCCCCATCCTTTATTTAAGGGGTTTGTGCAGGCAACGTTGTCACATAATCCATCAACCTCGCTCAACAGTGATGAATCGCGATCGCTCAGTTCTGATGCTTCAGAAGCAGATATCGAAATGCAAAGTGCAGGTCTTCGCTAA
- a CDS encoding arginase family hydrolase, arginase/agmainase/formiminoglutamate hydrolase (IMG reference gene:2510094943~PFAM: Arginase family~TIGRFAM: agmatinase), translated as MTDNPLFQNLASSSSSEANRALEKETQLPLTGWQQEVSKGLEYGLEAAASIRDRSIPTFSRGELPHYAGINTFLKAPYLEDVRKVGEYDVAIVGIPHDSGTTYRPGTRFGPQGIRRISALYTPYNFELGVDLREQITLCDIGDVFTIPGNNEKSFDQISKGVAHVFESGAFPILLGGDHSIGFPTVRGVCRHLGDKKVGIIHFDRHVDTQETDLDERMHTCPWFHATNMANAPAKNLVQLGIGGWQVPRQGVKVCRERATNILTVTDIVERGIDAAADFALERALDGTDCVWISFDIDCIDAGFVPGTGWPEPGGLLPREALALLGKIIQRAPVCGLEVVEVSPPYDVSDMTALMATRVICDSMAHLVVSGQLPRQQKPAYIHAEANMQVDQAWT; from the coding sequence ATGACCGATAATCCCCTGTTTCAAAACCTGGCAAGTTCCTCTTCATCGGAAGCGAATCGTGCGTTGGAAAAAGAGACTCAGCTTCCCCTGACTGGATGGCAACAGGAAGTCAGTAAAGGGTTGGAGTATGGATTGGAAGCAGCCGCCAGTATCCGCGATCGCTCTATTCCTACCTTTTCTCGCGGTGAACTGCCCCATTATGCTGGTATCAACACCTTCCTGAAAGCACCCTACCTGGAAGATGTGCGTAAAGTGGGCGAATACGATGTGGCGATCGTCGGCATTCCCCACGACTCCGGCACTACCTACCGTCCCGGTACCCGCTTTGGACCTCAAGGAATTCGCCGGATTTCTGCCCTCTACACACCTTACAACTTTGAACTAGGGGTAGATCTACGCGAGCAAATCACGCTATGTGATATAGGCGATGTCTTCACAATCCCTGGCAACAACGAAAAATCCTTCGATCAGATCTCCAAAGGCGTTGCCCATGTGTTTGAGTCAGGTGCATTTCCGATTCTACTGGGTGGTGATCATTCCATTGGCTTTCCTACTGTGCGCGGCGTGTGTCGGCATTTAGGCGATAAGAAAGTGGGGATTATTCACTTCGATCGCCACGTTGATACTCAGGAAACCGACCTGGATGAACGGATGCACACCTGCCCCTGGTTTCACGCTACCAATATGGCAAACGCCCCCGCCAAAAACCTTGTGCAACTGGGCATTGGCGGTTGGCAGGTACCCCGTCAGGGCGTAAAAGTATGCCGGGAGCGAGCTACCAACATTCTCACCGTCACCGACATTGTGGAACGGGGAATCGATGCCGCGGCTGACTTTGCCCTGGAACGCGCCCTTGATGGCACTGACTGCGTCTGGATCAGTTTTGATATTGATTGCATTGATGCAGGTTTTGTTCCTGGCACTGGCTGGCCCGAACCTGGCGGATTGTTACCTCGCGAAGCCCTTGCCCTGCTCGGCAAAATTATTCAACGGGCACCAGTGTGCGGCTTAGAAGTGGTAGAAGTTTCCCCACCTTATGATGTCAGCGATATGACTGCCCTCATGGCAACTCGTGTTATCTGCGACTCAATGGCGCATCTCGTGGTGTCGGGACAACTTCCCCGCCAACAAAAACCCGCTTATATCCATGCGGAAGCCAATATGCAAGTTGACCAAGCATGGACGTAA
- a CDS encoding Hydrogenase-3 nickel incorporation protein HypA (IMG reference gene:2510094944~PFAM: Hydrogenase expression/synthesis hypA family~TIGRFAM: hydrogenase nickel insertion protein HypA), which produces MHETDMTKALILTIHDWWESQPERIRISKVHLIVGEFTCVEPVSLQFAFDVQTRGTFLEGATLEIQETPLIAFCHQCQQEYCPEVGIHYACPTCRSPMDDIRSGRELKIDRLEFASPKTEEPKLCI; this is translated from the coding sequence ATGCATGAAACCGACATGACAAAGGCATTAATTCTCACCATTCATGATTGGTGGGAGTCGCAGCCAGAAAGAATCCGGATTTCTAAAGTGCATTTGATTGTGGGTGAATTTACCTGTGTAGAACCTGTTAGTTTGCAATTTGCTTTTGATGTGCAAACCCGCGGCACATTTCTAGAGGGAGCCACCCTAGAAATTCAGGAAACACCGCTGATTGCCTTCTGCCATCAATGCCAGCAGGAGTATTGCCCGGAAGTGGGAATTCACTACGCCTGCCCCACGTGCCGATCGCCCATGGATGATATTCGCTCTGGACGGGAACTGAAAATTGATCGCCTGGAATTTGCTAGTCCCAAAACTGAGGAACCCAAACTATGCATATGA
- a CDS encoding Hydrogenase nickel incorporation protein HypB (IMG reference gene:2510094945~PFAM: CobW/HypB/UreG, nucleotide-binding domain~TIGRFAM: hydrogenase accessory protein HypB): MHMTHDAALGINLLHANQAGADYNRAHFDQWGVTCFNLMSSPGAGKTALLEKTLVALSTDLKIAVIEGDMTTELDAARLRQYGVPVIAINTGRSCHLDSRMVAGGIHRLQHDYDPHQFDLVLVENVGNLVCPAEFEVGEHAKVALLSITEGEDKPLKYPVMFREADCLLITKTDLAPYLDVNLSRIEANVRQINPYVTIIPVSAKTGDGLADWFTWVRSTIQNHQPFPRERSQQE, translated from the coding sequence ATGCATATGACTCACGATGCCGCCCTAGGCATTAACCTGCTACATGCCAATCAAGCAGGAGCTGACTACAACCGTGCCCATTTTGATCAGTGGGGGGTCACCTGCTTCAACCTAATGAGCAGCCCCGGAGCCGGAAAAACCGCGTTATTGGAAAAAACCCTGGTAGCTTTGAGCACCGATCTCAAAATTGCCGTGATTGAAGGTGACATGACCACTGAACTGGATGCTGCTCGTCTGCGTCAGTATGGTGTTCCCGTGATTGCTATTAACACTGGGCGATCGTGCCATCTGGACTCGCGCATGGTAGCTGGGGGAATTCACCGTTTGCAGCACGACTATGACCCCCACCAGTTCGACCTTGTTCTGGTGGAAAATGTCGGCAATCTGGTATGTCCGGCAGAGTTTGAGGTGGGCGAACATGCGAAAGTCGCCCTGCTGAGCATCACCGAAGGGGAAGATAAGCCGCTCAAGTATCCGGTAATGTTCCGTGAAGCCGATTGTTTGCTGATCACTAAAACTGATCTGGCTCCTTACTTGGATGTTAACCTCAGCCGGATTGAGGCAAACGTTCGCCAAATTAATCCTTACGTCACCATTATTCCCGTCTCTGCCAAAACTGGCGATGGATTAGCTGACTGGTTTACCTGGGT